One genomic segment of Candidatus Kryptonium sp. includes these proteins:
- the nuoL gene encoding NADH-quinone oxidoreductase subunit L, translated as MSQNTLILLSILALLLPFFGFLILIFFGRRLPRQGDVIGTSFIFGSLVLSFVVFLNKILYFHEPIEWKFEWVNFGFVQNWGEMKITLGILIDNLSATMLIVVGVVSFLVHVFSIGYMKGDVRYSRYFAYLNFFTFSMLGIVLTNNFFTMYVFWELVGVSSYLLIGHWYEKKSASDAAKKAFIVNRVGDFGFFVGIMIIWVSLKTFNFGEVFAGIEQGKLSGDLLTIAGILVFMGAIGKSAQFPLHVWLPDAMEGPTPVSALIHAATMVAAGVYLTARTYAMMSADALTFIAYIGAITAFISATIAITQTDIKRVLAYSTISQLGYMIMSLGSGAYVAGFFHLVTHAAFKAGLFLGSGSVIHAMHHALHKVHDHHTDPQDIRNMGGLKKKMPITYYTFLIYTLAISGIPLTSGFLSKDSILAGAFAFGKLSGHILIPLIGFLVAGLTAFYMFRLLILTFHGEPKRKDVFEHIHESPKVMTVPLVIFAILSLWFIFGPNPFDASTTWIEKNIHKPKSVVPVEQQYKFNLPVKIEHGVAITEYEHALHEAHVPAMLISLGMAGLGILFAFLTYQWKKIDAEKVANSVKPVYTFLKNKWYFDELYQNTFVLATLGISRFAKWFDLKVIDGIVDGSAHLTKLWSFSVGKFDWNIIDGLVNLLAYITGFFGYVARFLQNGKVQTYIVYVIFAVIILFYIFVG; from the coding sequence ATGAGTCAAAATACATTGATTTTGCTTTCAATCCTTGCCTTGCTTTTGCCATTCTTTGGATTTCTTATTTTGATTTTCTTTGGAAGGCGACTCCCGCGACAGGGCGATGTCATTGGAACCAGTTTTATTTTCGGTTCTCTTGTTTTATCTTTCGTCGTCTTCTTGAATAAAATACTTTATTTTCACGAACCGATAGAGTGGAAGTTTGAATGGGTTAATTTTGGATTTGTGCAAAATTGGGGTGAGATGAAAATAACGCTTGGGATTTTAATTGATAATCTTTCTGCGACGATGCTTATTGTGGTTGGTGTTGTAAGTTTTCTAGTCCATGTTTTCTCAATTGGATACATGAAAGGCGATGTGAGGTATTCAAGATATTTTGCCTATCTTAATTTCTTCACATTTTCAATGCTTGGGATTGTTTTGACGAACAATTTCTTCACAATGTATGTTTTTTGGGAGCTCGTTGGTGTTTCTTCATATCTTTTGATTGGACATTGGTATGAGAAAAAATCTGCTTCTGACGCCGCTAAAAAGGCGTTTATTGTCAATAGAGTTGGGGATTTTGGGTTTTTCGTTGGGATAATGATCATATGGGTAAGTTTGAAGACATTTAATTTTGGTGAAGTTTTCGCTGGGATTGAACAAGGTAAATTATCGGGTGATTTGTTGACAATTGCTGGTATTCTTGTTTTCATGGGCGCGATTGGTAAGTCCGCGCAATTTCCTCTGCATGTATGGTTGCCAGACGCAATGGAAGGTCCGACACCTGTTAGCGCTTTGATTCACGCTGCGACAATGGTTGCAGCTGGCGTGTATCTTACCGCAAGAACATATGCAATGATGAGCGCTGATGCTTTGACCTTCATTGCTTATATTGGAGCTATAACAGCATTTATTTCTGCGACGATTGCAATTACTCAAACTGATATAAAAAGAGTTCTTGCTTATTCAACGATTTCACAGCTTGGATATATGATAATGTCCCTTGGGAGCGGGGCTTATGTTGCGGGGTTTTTCCACCTTGTGACGCATGCCGCTTTCAAAGCGGGTTTGTTCCTTGGCTCTGGCTCGGTCATTCATGCGATGCATCACGCTTTGCACAAAGTTCATGATCATCATACCGATCCGCAAGACATACGAAATATGGGCGGGCTTAAGAAGAAGATGCCAATAACTTATTACACATTTTTAATTTACACGCTTGCGATTTCGGGAATTCCTTTGACATCTGGATTTTTGAGCAAGGATTCAATTCTTGCAGGCGCTTTTGCGTTTGGGAAATTAAGTGGTCATATATTGATACCGTTGATTGGGTTCTTAGTTGCTGGGCTTACAGCATTTTATATGTTTAGATTGTTGATACTTACATTTCACGGTGAACCAAAGCGAAAAGATGTTTTTGAACATATTCATGAGTCACCAAAGGTCATGACTGTTCCGCTTGTGATATTTGCTATTTTATCACTTTGGTTCATTTTCGGGCCGAATCCATTTGATGCTTCTACTACTTGGATAGAGAAAAACATCCACAAGCCAAAGAGTGTTGTCCCAGTTGAGCAACAATATAAATTTAATCTTCCTGTTAAAATTGAACATGGCGTTGCGATAACAGAGTATGAGCACGCTTTGCATGAGGCACATGTTCCGGCGATGTTAATTTCGCTTGGAATGGCCGGACTTGGGATTTTGTTTGCCTTCCTAACTTATCAATGGAAGAAGATTGACGCTGAAAAAGTTGCAAATAGCGTAAAACCTGTATACACATTTTTGAAAAACAAGTGGTATTTTGACGAGCTTTATCAAAATACATTTGTCCTTGCTACGCTTGGGATCTCAAGATTTGCGAAGTGGTTTGACTTGAAGGTTATTGATGGAATAGTTGATGGTTCGGCTCATTTGACGAAGTTATGGTCGTTTTCGGTTGGAAAGTTTGATTGGAACATAATTGATGGGCTTGTTAACTTACTTGCTTACATAACTGGATTTTTCGGATATGTTGCGAGGTTTTTGCAAAACGGCAAGGTCCAAACCTATATAGTTTATGTCATATTTGCCGTGATAATTTTGTTTTACATTTTCGTTGGATAA
- a CDS encoding NADH-quinone oxidoreductase subunit M, with protein sequence MQILGIGILTWIVFLPILGMILVLLVPRGRETLIKWISVVTTGLQVILAVVLLLNYRFDLAGVNTLEGFQFVEKYRWIDVSGVAWFGRIVIEYFLGVDGLSMPMVVLTALISFLGAIASWELPKTKGYYALYLLLDTGMMGVFVALDFFLFYIFWEVMLLPMYFLIGIWGGPRREYAAIKFFIYTLLGSVLMLLVMIGLYFSTSIIDPVTGEKIHTFNMLAMMDPRNYEPGSIFSGLHTTWRYIAYIALFIGFAIKVPIVPFHTWLPDAHVEAPTPISVILAGILLKMGTYGMLRISFPIFPDGMIKYALPMAILGFINIVYGALAAMAQEDFKKLIAYSSISHMGYVVLGMAALNTQGVTGAIMQMFNHGTITAMLFLIVGVLYDRAHTRGLNEFGGLANQMPKYFGIVIIAFFAALGLPGLSGFISEAFVFLGAFQTYRWIAIFSATGVIITAGYILWTTQRLFFGQLPERWKNLPDINARELVTLVPLAIIVIFLGVYPSPLIKLMNTSVNHLVRFVSEMGQAGMQLGIMP encoded by the coding sequence ATGCAAATACTTGGAATCGGAATTTTAACTTGGATTGTGTTCTTGCCGATCCTTGGGATGATATTAGTCCTTCTCGTTCCAAGAGGGCGAGAAACATTGATAAAATGGATTTCTGTTGTCACGACAGGTCTTCAGGTTATACTTGCAGTTGTTTTGCTTTTAAATTACAGATTTGATCTTGCTGGCGTAAATACGCTTGAAGGATTTCAATTTGTAGAGAAATACAGATGGATTGATGTTTCTGGAGTTGCGTGGTTTGGAAGAATTGTGATTGAGTATTTCCTTGGGGTTGATGGATTAAGCATGCCGATGGTTGTCCTTACTGCTTTGATATCATTTCTCGGTGCAATAGCGTCGTGGGAATTGCCAAAGACGAAAGGTTATTATGCGCTTTATCTTCTGCTTGACACTGGAATGATGGGTGTTTTTGTCGCTCTTGATTTCTTCTTGTTCTACATCTTTTGGGAAGTAATGCTTTTGCCAATGTATTTCCTTATAGGAATATGGGGTGGTCCAAGAAGGGAATACGCTGCGATAAAGTTCTTCATCTATACTTTGCTTGGTAGCGTTTTAATGTTGCTTGTTATGATCGGATTGTATTTCAGCACAAGTATAATTGATCCTGTCACTGGCGAGAAGATCCATACCTTTAACATGCTTGCAATGATGGATCCAAGAAATTATGAACCTGGTTCAATCTTTTCTGGTTTGCACACAACTTGGAGATACATTGCATATATTGCCTTGTTCATTGGCTTTGCAATAAAAGTTCCAATTGTTCCATTTCATACTTGGCTTCCCGATGCCCATGTTGAAGCTCCAACTCCGATAAGTGTAATTCTTGCAGGTATACTTTTGAAGATGGGAACATACGGAATGTTGAGGATAAGTTTCCCGATATTTCCAGATGGAATGATAAAGTATGCGCTTCCTATGGCTATACTTGGATTCATAAATATCGTTTATGGAGCTCTTGCGGCTATGGCTCAAGAAGATTTCAAAAAGCTCATTGCATATTCAAGTATAAGCCATATGGGGTATGTTGTGCTTGGGATGGCTGCACTTAACACGCAAGGTGTCACAGGCGCAATAATGCAAATGTTTAATCATGGAACAATCACGGCGATGTTGTTCTTAATAGTTGGGGTGCTTTATGATAGAGCTCACACGAGAGGACTTAATGAATTTGGTGGGCTTGCAAATCAAATGCCGAAATATTTTGGAATTGTGATAATAGCTTTCTTTGCTGCGCTTGGACTTCCGGGATTAAGTGGCTTCATAAGTGAAGCTTTTGTGTTTCTTGGTGCATTCCAAACTTATAGATGGATTGCGATTTTCTCCGCAACAGGTGTGATAATAACTGCTGGTTATATACTTTGGACAACCCAACGACTTTTCTTTGGACAATTGCCCGAAAGATGGAAAAACCTGCCTGATATCAACGCTCGTGAGCTTGTAACGCTTGTTCCGCTTGCAATTATAGTTATTTTCCTTGGTGTTTATCCAAGCCCATTGATCAAGTTAATGAATACATCGGTTAATCACCTTGTAAGATTTGTCTCGGAGATGGGTCAAGCAGGAATGCAACTTGGAATTATGCCGTGA
- a CDS encoding NADH-quinone oxidoreductase subunit N: MNGSFVIELTQSLKNFIPEIVLTVTLALVILFDLIFGRKIKNIGAFTTLAGLVVALYFTILQYGGSYQIFRGMFVVDPYSTFFKFIFIISAIIIVIFSMQSYELRETSARRRTGEYYFLILSLTLGAFLMAGSVNLIMMYLSLELVSISSYVLAGYIKESERSSEASMKYVIYGALSSGLMIYGISLIYGLTGELNIYAVNASLLTNGYSPIVLLISLILMLAGFGYKISAVPFHYWTPDVYEGAPITVTAFLSVSSKAAGFAMLARFLKTTFIDRTATLGIEGAWVIIQGLPWTEIIAVLSALTMTVGNIIAIWQNNLKRMLAYSSIAHAGYILMGAVVAQNYGISAMLIYFLAYLLMNLGAFYCVMLVAEKTGSEDIEVYKGLGYRAPFLGIVLTIFLVSLTGIPPTFGFIGKLYVFAALINAKVIWLAIVGVINSVISLYYYIRVVRNMFLRDPEVEKSPISFSPAHILVMLILVIPTLLLGVYFAPIVDLAQGSVAMFGLK, encoded by the coding sequence ATGAATGGCTCATTTGTAATAGAATTAACACAATCGTTAAAAAACTTTATACCTGAAATCGTTTTAACTGTGACACTTGCGCTCGTGATATTGTTTGATCTGATATTTGGAAGGAAGATAAAAAACATCGGAGCTTTTACCACGCTTGCAGGATTAGTTGTTGCTTTATACTTTACCATTTTGCAATACGGAGGCAGCTACCAGATTTTCAGAGGGATGTTCGTTGTTGATCCGTATTCAACCTTTTTCAAGTTCATATTTATAATTTCAGCGATTATCATCGTTATATTTTCTATGCAGTCATATGAGCTGAGGGAAACATCTGCAAGGCGGAGGACTGGTGAATACTACTTTTTGATTTTATCTTTAACGCTTGGTGCATTCTTAATGGCTGGCTCTGTTAACTTAATTATGATGTATCTTTCGCTTGAGCTTGTGAGTATTAGCTCTTATGTGCTTGCTGGTTATATCAAGGAATCGGAGCGTTCAAGCGAAGCATCAATGAAATATGTTATTTATGGTGCCTTATCCTCTGGGTTGATGATCTATGGAATTTCGCTTATCTATGGATTAACGGGAGAACTTAATATATATGCTGTAAATGCTTCGCTTTTAACGAATGGTTATAGTCCGATTGTTCTTTTGATTTCTTTGATATTGATGCTTGCTGGTTTCGGATATAAAATTTCTGCTGTTCCATTTCACTATTGGACGCCTGATGTTTATGAGGGAGCGCCGATAACTGTAACTGCTTTTCTTTCTGTCAGCTCAAAAGCTGCTGGCTTTGCGATGCTTGCGAGATTTTTAAAGACAACATTCATAGATCGCACCGCGACTCTTGGAATTGAAGGAGCTTGGGTGATAATTCAAGGATTGCCTTGGACGGAGATAATAGCTGTTTTATCTGCATTGACAATGACAGTTGGCAACATTATTGCCATATGGCAAAATAACTTGAAACGAATGCTTGCATATTCAAGTATTGCACATGCTGGTTATATACTTATGGGTGCGGTCGTAGCTCAAAATTATGGAATTTCAGCAATGTTGATTTATTTTCTTGCTTATCTATTGATGAACCTTGGGGCTTTTTACTGTGTTATGCTCGTCGCTGAAAAGACCGGGAGCGAAGATATTGAGGTCTACAAGGGACTTGGTTATCGTGCGCCATTTCTTGGAATTGTTTTAACGATTTTCCTTGTCTCGCTTACAGGGATACCACCGACATTTGGATTTATTGGAAAACTTTATGTTTTCGCAGCTTTGATAAATGCGAAAGTGATATGGCTTGCAATAGTTGGCGTTATTAATAGCGTTATATCCCTTTATTACTATATTCGCGTTGTCAGAAATATGTTTTTAAGAGATCCTGAAGTTGAAAAAAGTCCGATTAGTTTTTCACCTGCTCACATTTTGGTAATGCTTATTCTTGTGATACCGACATTGCTACTTGGTGTTTATTTCGCTCCAATCGTTGACCTTGCGCAAGGCTCAGTTGCGATGTTTGGTTTGAAGTGA
- a CDS encoding TonB-dependent receptor: MKQIILFLGLTLLITSFLWGQGVTTASISGIVTTQAGEPLPGANIVAVHEPSGTVYGAISRIDGRYNLVGLRVGGPYTITVSYVGYAQQKVENVILALGQNLELNFRLAEQAVQLGEVEVIGERAGIINAARTGPATNVLRQQIDVLPTISRSFQDYYKLSPYFVGYSAAGRNNRYNNIQIDGANYNDLFGLGGTGAPAGQANVTPISLEAIEEFQIVIAPYDVRQSGFTGGGVNVITRSGTNRFSGSAFYYGRNQNFIGRSPDTLRRKYPDFTDYQTGFRIGGPILRNKIFFFVNGELTRYSSPLNRVFGAPTIGTNIFTVSPDSVRIFREALKSRYGYETGSFEALKFQRHSNKLFVKLDFNLAQNHRLTIRHSYLDAFDDNPPSTSGIPAPSVATIYAENTRYAIRNRTNSTVLQLRSLFGNNIANEFIVGYTYIHDDPEYYGQAFPYVSVRTTDAQGRTYNLAAGSEKFRMANELKQRSIEITNNLTFFVGGGHAITIGTHNEIFSFSNLFIRDFFGAYHWNSLADFLAGRKAAQYELTYSNIPGNPQPVAKWKAIKYGVYVQDEWTVRPGLRLTYGLRLDVPTFPDKPAYNPSVDSTFKPLGYDISTDKVPKYQLMWGPRLGINWDVLGDKTLQLRGGVGLFTGRVPYVWISNQYSNTGVEFGRLFLTGAAVPDFVPDPYNPPRGGTPVATTEINVTSPNYKLPQVWRASIGIDKTLFFGFIGSIEAQYTKTVNDILYQDINLIPQGYLADGRPIYGRWNYATRRWDIQRRNTRFTHVILLTNTTKGYAYNIVFQLERPAIRDGFYAKFAYNYGVSKDLNSGTASIALSQWRFNHVIDPNNPSLAFSSFDYRHRILTALSYRQEIFAGIAVTLGLFYNGLSGQPYSWVYSGDVNGDGQVENDLVYIPKDRNDIILVDAAGNNLPYTNVAYDQLNAFIESDPYLSKNRGKFAERMAARGPWSHQVDARLAIEIPTIYGQKLEITFDVLNLTNLLNKDWGLVKTVTFQRAFLLAFHSLDPTTGKPRFRWTGTPVRELPLDLASRWQAQIGIKYTF; encoded by the coding sequence ATGAAACAAATTATATTATTCCTCGGATTAACCCTTCTTATTACCTCATTTCTTTGGGGACAAGGTGTTACGACTGCAAGTATAAGTGGAATCGTAACTACTCAAGCAGGTGAACCTCTTCCAGGAGCAAATATAGTTGCGGTTCACGAACCAAGTGGAACGGTTTACGGAGCGATTTCAAGAATTGATGGTAGGTATAATCTCGTTGGTTTGAGAGTTGGCGGTCCTTATACGATTACCGTTTCATATGTCGGATATGCTCAGCAAAAGGTTGAAAATGTCATTCTCGCTCTTGGGCAAAATCTTGAACTTAATTTCCGACTCGCTGAGCAAGCAGTTCAACTTGGTGAAGTTGAAGTTATCGGTGAAAGAGCTGGAATTATTAATGCTGCAAGAACTGGACCAGCAACAAATGTTTTAAGGCAACAAATTGATGTCCTTCCGACGATCTCAAGAAGTTTTCAGGACTATTACAAACTTTCGCCCTATTTTGTCGGATATAGCGCTGCTGGTAGAAATAACCGCTACAACAATATCCAAATTGACGGTGCAAACTATAACGATTTATTCGGCCTTGGTGGAACTGGCGCGCCAGCTGGACAAGCAAATGTCACCCCGATAAGCTTGGAAGCAATTGAAGAATTTCAGATTGTAATTGCTCCTTATGATGTTCGTCAAAGTGGATTCACAGGTGGTGGTGTTAATGTAATTACAAGAAGTGGAACGAACAGGTTTTCTGGATCTGCTTTCTACTATGGTAGAAACCAAAACTTCATTGGCAGAAGCCCTGATACTTTGAGAAGGAAATATCCAGATTTTACTGATTATCAAACAGGTTTTAGAATTGGGGGTCCTATTTTAAGAAATAAAATCTTCTTTTTCGTTAACGGAGAACTTACAAGATATTCTTCGCCGTTGAACCGAGTATTTGGTGCGCCGACAATAGGAACAAATATCTTTACAGTTTCACCAGATAGTGTTAGGATATTCCGCGAGGCTTTGAAATCACGCTATGGTTACGAAACTGGTTCTTTTGAAGCATTAAAGTTTCAAAGACATAGCAATAAGCTATTCGTAAAGCTTGATTTCAACCTTGCCCAAAATCATCGCTTGACGATAAGACATAGTTATCTTGATGCTTTTGATGATAATCCTCCGTCAACATCTGGGATACCTGCTCCTAGTGTTGCAACTATATATGCTGAGAATACAAGGTATGCAATAAGAAATAGGACAAATTCAACCGTCCTTCAGTTGAGAAGCTTATTTGGAAATAATATCGCAAATGAGTTCATAGTTGGATATACCTATATCCACGACGATCCAGAATATTATGGTCAGGCATTTCCATATGTTAGCGTTAGAACCACAGATGCTCAAGGCAGAACATACAATCTCGCCGCTGGTTCTGAGAAATTCCGTATGGCAAATGAACTAAAACAGAGATCAATTGAGATAACAAATAACTTGACATTTTTCGTTGGTGGTGGACATGCGATCACTATTGGAACACATAACGAGATATTCTCGTTTAGCAACTTATTTATCCGTGATTTCTTTGGTGCATATCATTGGAATTCGCTTGCTGATTTTCTTGCTGGAAGAAAGGCAGCTCAGTATGAATTAACATATTCAAATATACCTGGCAATCCACAACCTGTGGCGAAGTGGAAAGCCATCAAATATGGTGTTTATGTCCAAGATGAATGGACTGTTAGACCTGGCTTGAGATTGACTTACGGGCTCAGACTTGATGTACCAACATTCCCAGATAAACCAGCTTATAATCCAAGTGTTGATTCAACATTTAAACCACTTGGATATGATATATCAACAGACAAAGTGCCAAAATATCAACTTATGTGGGGTCCGAGATTAGGAATTAACTGGGATGTACTAGGTGATAAGACGCTTCAATTGCGAGGTGGAGTTGGGTTGTTCACAGGGCGTGTTCCATATGTTTGGATTTCAAATCAATACTCAAATACAGGAGTAGAATTTGGAAGATTGTTCTTAACTGGAGCAGCTGTTCCTGACTTCGTTCCTGATCCATATAATCCGCCAAGAGGAGGCACACCAGTTGCTACAACCGAGATCAATGTGACATCTCCAAATTACAAACTTCCTCAAGTTTGGAGAGCAAGTATAGGTATTGATAAAACACTTTTCTTTGGTTTCATCGGAAGCATTGAAGCTCAATACACAAAAACTGTTAACGATATCTTGTATCAAGATATCAACTTAATACCTCAAGGTTATCTTGCTGACGGAAGACCAATTTATGGACGTTGGAATTATGCTACGAGAAGATGGGATATACAAAGACGCAACACCAGATTTACACATGTTATTCTGTTAACTAATACTACCAAGGGATACGCATACAATATCGTATTCCAGCTTGAAAGACCTGCCATAAGAGATGGTTTCTATGCAAAGTTTGCCTATAACTATGGTGTATCCAAAGATTTGAATAGCGGAACTGCTTCTATCGCGCTTTCACAGTGGAGATTTAATCATGTCATAGATCCGAACAATCCATCTCTTGCATTCTCTTCATTTGACTATAGACATAGAATTCTTACTGCATTATCATATAGACAGGAAATCTTCGCTGGGATTGCTGTCACGCTTGGTTTATTCTATAACGGTTTGTCAGGTCAACCATATTCATGGGTATATAGCGGTGATGTGAATGGCGATGGTCAAGTTGAAAATGACCTTGTTTATATCCCGAAAGATAGAAACGATATTATACTTGTTGACGCTGCTGGAAATAACTTACCTTACACAAATGTTGCCTATGATCAGTTGAACGCGTTTATAGAAAGCGATCCATATTTGAGCAAGAATCGTGGTAAGTTCGCCGAAAGGATGGCTGCGCGTGGACCTTGGTCGCATCAAGTTGATGCGAGATTAGCGATTGAAATACCAACGATTTATGGACAAAAACTTGAAATAACATTTGATGTTTTGAACCTTACAAACCTCTTGAACAAAGATTGGGGACTCGTTAAAACAGTTACCTTCCAAAGAGCATTCTTATTAGCATTCCATAGCCTTGATCCTACAACTGGAAAACCAAGATTCCGTTGGACTGGAACACCAGTGCGTGAGCTTCCGCTTGATCTCGCTTCAAGATGGCAAGCTCAAATTGGGATAAAGTATACATTCTAA
- a CDS encoding SAM-dependent chlorinase/fluorinase, with protein sequence MIIALLTDFGNRDWFVGVMKAVILKINPNVNIVDISHEISPQNVREAGFVLWNAYRYFPPKTIFVCVVDPKVGSERKIIAVETKDHIFIAPDNGLLDLVLSEAEPLRAVYVENKEYFLKDVSSTFHGRDIFAPVSAYISRGVDIDELGSKAELNLTKTIFIEVSSPGDYNGEIVYIDRFGNLITNLKVFGKVEGEVRFKDYIIEKISTTYADVNPGQVVALVNSSNLLEIGIRNGNAKEFFKSNYGENFIAKIKQVIKNHSEQ encoded by the coding sequence ATGATCATAGCATTGTTGACAGATTTCGGAAATAGAGATTGGTTCGTCGGCGTTATGAAGGCGGTAATTTTAAAAATAAATCCAAACGTCAATATAGTTGACATCAGTCACGAGATTTCGCCTCAAAATGTTCGTGAGGCGGGATTTGTTTTATGGAACGCTTATAGATATTTCCCACCTAAAACAATTTTCGTTTGTGTCGTTGATCCAAAAGTTGGAAGTGAAAGAAAAATTATCGCCGTTGAAACCAAAGATCATATTTTCATTGCTCCAGATAATGGTTTGCTTGATTTAGTTTTAAGCGAAGCTGAACCTTTGAGGGCAGTTTATGTTGAAAATAAGGAATATTTCCTTAAAGATGTCAGCTCCACATTTCACGGCAGAGATATTTTTGCTCCTGTTTCTGCTTACATTTCTCGTGGAGTGGATATTGACGAACTTGGAAGCAAAGCTGAATTGAACTTGACTAAAACAATCTTTATTGAGGTCTCATCACCTGGCGATTATAACGGGGAGATTGTATATATTGACAGATTCGGGAATTTAATAACGAATTTGAAGGTGTTTGGGAAAGTTGAAGGTGAGGTTAGATTTAAGGACTATATAATTGAGAAAATTTCAACCACATATGCTGATGTTAACCCGGGGCAAGTTGTCGCGTTGGTAAATAGTAGCAATTTGCTTGAGATAGGTATTCGCAATGGAAACGCAAAGGAATTTTTTAAATCAAATTACGGTGAGAATTTTATCGCAAAAATCAAGCAGGTGATAAAGAATCATTCAGAACAATAA
- a CDS encoding tetratricopeptide repeat protein, which produces MFRLKSIVFVVVSGFLIVFLSSGCSSSKKTTIEQSRDRDEVRELTHRRIENKDKAIEHFIAGQVYELKGDYASAILEYQDALRYDKSPGIYNAIAKAYQKIGKHSLAVQMAKEAIKLDSLNISYRETLADIYIETFEVQKAINELEKILKIDSLNYGALFNLAQLYESNRPLRSLELYNKIIENYGPEWNALQRIAELSFRLGKYSESAHALEMMIEIDPSNYELRKLTAETYISAGDFQKAKMILSELIELKPSDVQAEIRYAEVLLQLGEKDDALKIFNKIVNDDSIDIDLKLQVAEGLLRSAGKDTILKSEAKAILKNLSSKHPSEWRVHWLLGVIASDEKDNQTAFDEFKIVVNINPQIVEAWRGIGIALYEMGKFEELIKWMQDGVGKFPDDFFLNFILGLGYHRLERNKEAVQPLEKALSLDPKNIDVISTLALVYDAIGDASKSDSLHELGLKISPNNHLILNNYSYTLAERGEKLDIALEMAKKAVEQEPENPAYLDTIGWVYFKLGNYEKAKEYILKAVEKGGSPVVVEHLGDVYFKLGDKEKAIEYWKKALEKNPSNEKLKEKIKRGQI; this is translated from the coding sequence ATGTTTAGGTTGAAATCAATTGTCTTCGTTGTAGTTTCCGGTTTCTTGATCGTTTTTCTTTCTTCTGGTTGTTCATCATCTAAAAAGACAACGATAGAACAGAGCAGGGATAGAGATGAGGTTAGAGAATTGACTCACAGACGAATTGAGAACAAAGACAAAGCGATTGAACACTTCATCGCTGGTCAAGTTTACGAGCTTAAAGGGGATTATGCAAGTGCTATACTTGAGTATCAAGACGCGCTTCGGTATGATAAGAGCCCGGGAATTTATAACGCAATTGCAAAGGCGTATCAAAAAATTGGTAAGCATTCTCTCGCAGTTCAAATGGCTAAAGAAGCTATTAAACTTGACTCTTTAAATATATCCTATCGTGAAACGCTCGCAGATATTTACATTGAAACCTTTGAAGTCCAGAAAGCGATAAACGAACTTGAAAAAATTCTTAAAATTGATTCTTTAAACTACGGTGCTTTATTTAATCTTGCTCAACTCTACGAAAGCAACAGACCTTTGCGTTCGCTTGAACTTTATAATAAAATTATTGAAAATTACGGTCCTGAGTGGAACGCTCTTCAAAGAATCGCTGAATTATCTTTTCGTCTTGGTAAATACTCTGAATCTGCACATGCACTTGAAATGATGATTGAAATAGATCCATCAAACTACGAGCTTCGTAAGTTAACTGCGGAAACTTATATAAGTGCTGGGGATTTTCAAAAAGCGAAAATGATTTTATCAGAACTTATTGAACTTAAACCTTCAGATGTTCAAGCCGAGATAAGATACGCCGAGGTGCTTCTTCAACTTGGAGAGAAAGATGACGCTTTGAAAATTTTTAACAAAATCGTAAATGATGATTCTATTGATATTGATCTGAAACTTCAAGTAGCCGAAGGTTTGTTGAGAAGCGCTGGAAAGGACACAATATTGAAGAGTGAAGCAAAGGCGATTTTAAAAAATCTATCTTCAAAGCATCCAAGCGAGTGGAGAGTTCATTGGTTGCTTGGGGTCATTGCATCAGACGAAAAGGATAATCAAACTGCTTTTGATGAGTTTAAAATCGTTGTAAACATTAATCCACAAATCGTTGAAGCATGGCGTGGAATTGGGATTGCTCTTTATGAAATGGGGAAATTTGAAGAACTTATCAAGTGGATGCAGGACGGCGTTGGAAAGTTCCCAGACGATTTTTTCCTTAACTTCATTCTTGGACTTGGTTATCATCGGCTTGAACGAAACAAGGAAGCAGTGCAACCACTTGAGAAAGCCCTATCGCTTGATCCTAAAAACATTGATGTCATAAGCACGCTCGCGCTCGTTTACGATGCGATTGGCGACGCAAGTAAATCTGATTCGCTCCACGAACTTGGTTTAAAGATAAGCCCAAACAATCATCTTATTTTGAATAATTATAGTTATACACTTGCAGAGCGTGGTGAAAAACTTGACATTGCTCTTGAGATGGCAAAGAAAGCGGTTGAGCAGGAACCTGAAAATCCAGCTTATCTTGATACGATAGGTTGGGTTTATTTTAAACTTGGAAACTACGAGAAAGCAAAAGAATATATACTAAAAGCAGTTGAAAAAGGTGGAAGTCCCGTTGTGGTAGAGCATCTTGGCGATGTTTATTTCAAACTTGGTGACAAAGAAAAAGCAATTGAATATTGGAAAAAAGCTCTTGAGAAAAATCCATCAAACGAGAAATTAAAAGAGAAAATAAAGCGTGGGCAAATATAA